The Populus alba chromosome 6, ASM523922v2, whole genome shotgun sequence genome contains a region encoding:
- the LOC118052880 gene encoding NADH-ubiquinone oxidoreductase 20.9 kDa subunit: MNTDITASAKPEYPVIDRNPEFTKVVGNFNTLDYCRFITLTGVSVTVGYLSGIKPGIKGPSMVTGGLIGLMGGFMYAYQNSAGRLMGFFPNEGEVARYQKRGFSS, translated from the exons ATGAACACAGACATCACAGCATCAGCAAAACCAGAGTACCCGGTAATAGATCGAAACCCAGAATTCACTAAGGTTGTTGGCAACTTCAACACCCTTGACTACTGTCGTTTCATCACCCTTACTGGTGTCTCTGTCACTGTTGGCTACCTCTCGG GGATAAAGCCAGGGATTAAGGGACCATCAATGGTGACAGGAGGATTGATTGGTTTAATGGGTGGTTTTATGTATGCTTATCAGAACTCCGCTGGGAGACTTATGGGTTTTTTCCCTAATGAGGGTGAGGTTGCTCGTTACCAGAAACGTGGTTTTAGCAGTTAA
- the LOC118052881 gene encoding PLASMODESMATA CALLOSE-BINDING PROTEIN 5, with the protein MSFHFKGSIQVSVKMSPNFPRILLLALSFHALMLQKSEGQFEEWCIADEQTPDDELQRAMDWACGKGGADCSKIQMNQPCYIPNTIRDHASYAFNDYYQKFKHKGATCYFNAAALITDLDPSQHSCKFDYLP; encoded by the exons ATGAGTTTTCACTTCAAGGGATCGATACAAGTTTCTGTCAAGATGTCACCAAATTTTCCAAGGATTCTTCTCCTAGCTCTGTCCTTCCATGCTTTAATGCTGCAAAAATCAG agggtcaATTTGAGGAATGGTGCATAGCTGATGAACAAACACCAGATGATGAGTTGCAGAGGGCCATGGACTGGGCCTGTGGGAAGGGAGGTGCAGATTGCAGCAAGATTCAAATGAATCAACCTTGTTACATCCCAAATACAATAAGGGATCACGCCTCTTATGCCTTCAATGATTATTATCAGAAGTTTAAGCATAAAGGAGCAACTTGTTACTTCAATGCTGCTGCTCTCATCACCGATCTTGATCCAA GTCAGCACTCTTGCAAATTTGATTATCTTCCCTGA
- the LOC118052882 gene encoding CASP-like protein 2B2 codes for MSYLGVGVSPGNVPVYHGINLKVIDRRVRLAELVLRCVICALGVLAAVLVGTDSQVKEIFSIQKKARFTDMKALVFLVVANGIAAAYSLVQGVRCVVGMVKGSVLFSKPLAWVIFSGDQMMAYLTLSAVAAAAQSASFAKLGQPDLQWMKICNMYGKFCNQVGEGIASALLVSVSMVVLSCISSFSLFRLYGGNKGRDGARR; via the exons atgagtTATTTAGGTGTTGGTGTTAGTCCTGGAAATGTACCAGTGTATCATGGCATAAACTTGAAGGTTATTGATAGGAGAGTGAGGCTAGCAGAGTTGGTTTTGAGGTGTGTGATCTGTGCATTAGGTGTTCTTGCTGCTGTTCTTGTTGGTACAGATTCTCAAGTTAAAGAAATCTTTTCaattcaaaagaaagcaaggtTCACTGACATGAAAGCTCTTGT CTTTTTGGTGGTGGCTAATGGGATAGCAGCAGCCTACTCATTGGTTCAAGGGGTGCGCTGTGTTGTGGGCATGGTTAAAGGAAGTGTTCTGTTTAGCAAGCCCTTGGCTTGGGTTATTTTCTCTGGGGATCAG ATGATGGCATACCTAACTTTGTCTGCAGTGGCGGCTGCTGCGCAATCGGCATCATTTGCGAAGTTGGGACAGCCTGATCTCCAATGGATGAAGATATGCAACATGTACGGAAAGTTCTGTAACCAAGTTGGTGAGGGAATAGCAAGCGCGCTGTTGGTCAGTGTTAGCATGGTCGTCTTGTCTTGTATCTCGTCTTTCAGTCTCTTCCGCTTGTATGGTGGCAACAAGGGCAGGGACGGCGCAAGGCGGTAG